Proteins encoded together in one Desulfosporosinus meridiei DSM 13257 window:
- a CDS encoding S24/S26 family peptidase: MFPIKTIKAAGMLPLISGILELGQNARITVSGNSMYPFLREGIDSVELTKGSFEKLSKGDIAIVHRTDGHYVMHRIIRKDKNCFFMVGDAQQWIEGPLYPYQVVAMVTAIWRKDNRIACQDFRWIVLSRVWLYLRPFRGFILRFQRKLIQG, translated from the coding sequence ATGTTTCCGATAAAGACGATCAAAGCTGCTGGCATGCTTCCTTTAATTTCAGGAATACTTGAACTGGGTCAGAACGCCAGAATCACTGTATCCGGCAATAGTATGTATCCTTTCTTGCGGGAAGGGATTGATAGTGTGGAATTAACGAAAGGAAGCTTTGAGAAATTGTCTAAGGGAGACATTGCTATCGTTCATAGAACTGATGGTCACTATGTTATGCACAGAATAATTCGGAAAGACAAGAATTGTTTCTTCATGGTTGGTGATGCTCAACAATGGATTGAGGGACCACTATATCCTTACCAAGTGGTAGCGATGGTAACTGCAATATGGAGAAAAGATAATCGAATTGCCTGCCAAGACTTTAGGTGGATTGTGCTTTCTAGGGTTTGGCTTTATCTACGGCCCTTCAGGGGCTTTATTTTAAGATTCCAGCGGAAATTAATTCAAGGTTAG